In Silene latifolia isolate original U9 population chromosome 3, ASM4854445v1, whole genome shotgun sequence, a single window of DNA contains:
- the LOC141648728 gene encoding uncharacterized protein LOC141648728, with protein MGVVSDSLWIAWNKYYTFKEKNIWTLSLNERLPASLKGILQARDSCLQLAGSVQQAKTLLQSCVSNGRFCLSKAYDILRIKNPKVSWAKLLSRPVIIPSHRLTLSLAIDNKLPTVDNMVKKGMALPNRCCLCKQAEENQSHLFFGCDYAKVVWNELLVWIGIHRAGMSLKREVGWISSRKRSKHWSCSWFICTLAATVHLLWHERNQRIFEGKERPKLTLVKHIKYIVGVRLLASSNDTVYNDIVEHLNS; from the exons ATGGGAGTTGTTT CTGATAGTCTCTGGATAGCCTGGAATAAGTACTATACATTCAAAGAGAAGAACATTTGGACTTTATCTCTCAATGAACGTTTACCTGCTAGTCTAAAAGGGATCTTACAGGCTAGAGATTCCTGTTTGCAGCTTGCAGGAAGTGTGCAACAGGCCAAGACCCTACTGCAGAGTTGTGTTAGTAATGGTAGATTCTGTCTCTCTAAAGCCTATGACATTCTCAGAATTAAAAATCCAAAAGTGAGCTGGGCCAAGTTGCTTAGTAGACCTGTTATTATTCCATCTCACAGGTTAACTCTCTCTTTGGCCATTGACAATAAGCTTCCTACTGTTGATAACATGGTAAAGAAAGGCATGGCTTTACCTAATAGGTGCTGTCTTTGCAAACAAGCTGAGGAAAATCAGTCTCATTTGTTTTTTGGATGTGACTATGCTAAAGTTGTTTGGAACGAGTTACTTGTCTGGATTGGAATTCATAGGGCAGGGATGTCTCTAAAGCGGGAAGTGGGCTGGATTAGCAGCAGAAAACGTAGCAAACATTGGTCTTGCAGCTGGTTCATTTGTACGCTTGCAGCTACTGTTCATTTACTTTGGCATGAGCGCAATCAGCGGATTTTTGAAGGAAAGGAACGACCCAAGCTTACTCTTGTCAAGCATATCAAATATATAGTTGGTGTTCGACTGCTTGCTAGTAGTAATGACACAGTTTATAATGATATTGTAGAACATCTCAATAGTTAG